ACAGGCTGGGATGATGGACCAGCGTATTCATCACCAGCAGCCCGCCAAACGAATGCCCGATAAGCGTGCGGTGGGGAGTGGTGGGGTAGTGCGCATCGATGTAAGGAATCAGCTCTTTTTCTACAGGACTTACGCAAAGGTGCTACTTTGAGGTAAACCCATGAGCCATGCTGACCCAAGCAAAGCACATTGATTATCTGCTCAGTACACCCCGCAACTACACGTGCACGCACCTGGCGGCGCATCTGCCGGGCGTGAGCCACGACGAGGTGAACCGATTTTTGCGCAACAGCGCCTTTTCCGCCAACCAGTTGCGGGCCCTGGTGCTGCCACTGCTGCGTGATTCGCCAGAGGCTTTTTTGCTGGTCGACGACAGCGTCCAGGACAAGCGCTACAGTCGCTTCATCGAAGTGGCCAAGCGGCAGTACTCCGGCACCGTGCACGGCCCGGTCACGGGCATCGGCTTGGTCAAGCTGGTACACAGCAGCGGCGAAAGCGGCGACTTTTTGCCCTTGGATTTCCGCGTCTACGCCCCGGACGCCGACGGGCTGACCAAGAACGAGCACTTCCAAGCCATGTTTGCGCAGGTCGTGGCCGAGGACAAGCTGCTGGCGCGCACGGTCTTATTCGACTCCTGGTATGCGGCCAGCGCGAATTTGAAGCAGATTCACCGGGCCGGTTGGACGTTTTTCACTACTCTGAAAAGCAACCGCTTGGTGAGCCTGAGCAAAGAAAGCGGCTACCAGGGCCTGGACACGCTCGAACCGCCGGCCAGCGGCTGGAGCCAGGGCGTGGAAGTGCGGCTGCAACAAGTGCCCTTTGCGGTAAAACTCTTCAAGCTGGTTGCCACGGACGGCAGCATTGCATGGGTTGTTACCAACCACTTGGCCGCCCACCTGAGCCGCGAAATGGTCATTGAAGCCGTGCAGCGGCGCTGGCAGGCGGAGGAATTCCACCGCAGCTTCAAACAGCTCACCGGCTCCGAAAAATGCCAGTGCCGCAAGGCCAGCGCCCAGCGCAACCACCTCACTTGCTGCTACCTGGCCTGGGTGTCGCTGCGCCAGCACGCCCGTGCCATCGGCCAAACCATTTACCAAGCCCATCAGCAGCCCTGGTCGGCGTTTCTGCGCCAACAGCTCCAAAATCCTCCTTTCCCTGTAATACTGCCCCTTCCTGCGTAAGCCCTATAAAATTCAAATCATACAGACCCGCATCGGCTAGTAAATTCCACTTGATAATTTATTCGGCGACGTTTCCAAACAGCATTATCCCGCCAAAAGTACCCACCGTGCCCGATTTCGCCGCCTCCGAAAAACCGCAGTTCCTGATTGCCGCGCCCAGCAGCGGCAGCGGCAAAACCACCCTCACGCTGGGCCTGCTGCGGGTGCTGGCCCGGCGCGGCTGGGCCGTCCAGCCCTTCAAGTGCGGGCCCGACTACCTCGATACTCACCACCACACCCAAGCCGCCGGCCGCCCCAGCCTCAACCTCGACTTGTTCATGGCCTCGGCGGCGCACGCGCAGGCCACCTACGCCCGCTACCTAGCCCCCGCCGACGCGGCCGTGGTGGAGGGCGTGATGGGCCTCTTCGACGGGGCCGACCGCATGGCGGGCAGCGCCGCCGCGGTGGCCGAGCTGCTGAATATTCCGGTTATTCTGGTGGTTGATGCGCGCGCCATGGCTTACTCGGTGGCGCCGCTGCTGTTCGGCTTCAAGAACTTCTACCCCGGCATCCGGCTGGTGGGGGCCCTGTTCAACTTCGTGAACACCGCCTCGCACTACCAATTCCTGCGCGAAGCCTGCGCCGACGTGGGCGTGGAAGCCCTGGGCTACCTGCCCCAGAACCCCGCCTTTGCCATCCCCTCGCGCCACCTGGGCCTGTCCATCGACGCCGAAATTCAGCACGAAGCCATCGTGGAAGCCCTGGCCGACGCCCTCCCCGCCACCGTGGACGTGGACCGCCTGCTGGCCCTGACGCGCACCGCCGCGCCGGCGCCCGGGGCCCCCACCCCACCCGGCATTAGGGCCCCCGAACGGCGCCGCATCGCCGTGGCCCGCGACGCGGCCTTCACCTTCACTTACCACCAGAA
This genomic stretch from Hymenobacter sp. PAMC 26628 harbors:
- a CDS encoding IS701 family transposase, translating into MLTQAKHIDYLLSTPRNYTCTHLAAHLPGVSHDEVNRFLRNSAFSANQLRALVLPLLRDSPEAFLLVDDSVQDKRYSRFIEVAKRQYSGTVHGPVTGIGLVKLVHSSGESGDFLPLDFRVYAPDADGLTKNEHFQAMFAQVVAEDKLLARTVLFDSWYAASANLKQIHRAGWTFFTTLKSNRLVSLSKESGYQGLDTLEPPASGWSQGVEVRLQQVPFAVKLFKLVATDGSIAWVVTNHLAAHLSREMVIEAVQRRWQAEEFHRSFKQLTGSEKCQCRKASAQRNHLTCCYLAWVSLRQHARAIGQTIYQAHQQPWSAFLRQQLQNPPFPVILPLPA
- a CDS encoding cobyrinate a,c-diamide synthase gives rise to the protein MPDFAASEKPQFLIAAPSSGSGKTTLTLGLLRVLARRGWAVQPFKCGPDYLDTHHHTQAAGRPSLNLDLFMASAAHAQATYARYLAPADAAVVEGVMGLFDGADRMAGSAAAVAELLNIPVILVVDARAMAYSVAPLLFGFKNFYPGIRLVGALFNFVNTASHYQFLREACADVGVEALGYLPQNPAFAIPSRHLGLSIDAEIQHEAIVEALADALPATVDVDRLLALTRTAAPAPGAPTPPGIRAPERRRIAVARDAAFTFTYHQNLAALEQLGDVNYFSPLADGALPAGTDFLYLPGGYPELFAGALHANAAMRASIAAYCAGGGAAYAECGGLMYLGQRITAAAGQAFAMVGALPCATSMENAKMTLGYRAVEWNSLTIKGHEFHYSVLNDHGLRHEPARITSAKGAPVPAQLYRQGNVCASYVHLYWGEDSAFIERLLEVKDSSSAADR